The Humulus lupulus chromosome 4, drHumLupu1.1, whole genome shotgun sequence genome has a window encoding:
- the LOC133832646 gene encoding uncharacterized protein LOC133832646: MRHCVPEEEVHNILEHCHLGPYGGHFGGQRTVAKVFQSAYHPQTNGQAKISNREIKGILEKVLNPSRKDWSQRLEDALWAYRTTFKTPLRMSPYCLVFGKACHFPFELEHKAYWATKKLNMDLQAAGEARQYQLNELEEMRLFSYENAKLYKEKARD, translated from the exons ATGAGGCATTGTGTTCCGGAAGAGGAGGTTCACAACATTCTTGAACATTGTCATTTAGGTCCCTATGGAGGGCATTTTGGTGGGCAGAGGACTGTTGCAAAAGTTTTCCAATCGG CCTACCACCCACAAACAAATGGTCAAGCGAAAATATCCAATAGAGAGATCAAGGGAATTCTAGAGAAAGTGTTGAATCCTAGCAGAAAAGATTGGTCTCAAAGATTGGAAGATGCTCTTTGGGCCTATAGAACGACTTTCAAAACCCCTTTGAGAATGTCACCTTATTGTTTGGTTTTTGGGAAAGCTTGCCATTTTCCCTTTGAGTTGGAGCATAAGGCATATTGGGCCACTAAGAAGTTGAATATGGATCTCCAAGCTGCTGGAGAAGCTCGTCAATATCAATTAAATGAGTTAGAAGAGATGAGGTTGTTCTCCTATGAAAATGCTAAGCTTTATAAGGAGAAAGCAAGAGATTGA